From Calothrix sp. PCC 6303, a single genomic window includes:
- the dprA gene encoding DNA-processing protein DprA, with amino-acid sequence MFEERAYWLVWSQISGVGPVLLQRLQQHFGSLEVAWNATVQELGQVDGFGIQTVQKVVKERTAYRNPANFWLEHQEQNPNLWTPADVEYPRLLLETASPPPILYYRGIFSLEENLGQVPLVGIVGTRHPSEYGIRWTRQITTLLVKNGFTIVSGLAEGIDTESHTAAIKSGGRTLAVVGTGVDVIYPAKNRDLYRQILTQGLVLSEYASKTPPDKTHFPRRNRIIAGLCRAVLVLEAPLKSGALITADYANEFGRDVYALPGRLDDSSLQGCLKLLSQGAIQIPQDLDELIKMLGAIPQINFVPESVIVSALPQLSPELQKIIDAMTSLSRANGVEAVPLDLIIQEVAMPAGSVSAFLLELELMGLILQLPGMRYQKC; translated from the coding sequence TTGTTTGAAGAACGTGCATACTGGCTGGTTTGGTCGCAAATTTCTGGTGTTGGTCCGGTATTGCTACAACGTTTGCAACAACATTTTGGTTCGCTTGAGGTTGCATGGAATGCCACTGTTCAAGAGTTAGGACAGGTTGATGGTTTTGGGATACAAACAGTTCAAAAGGTAGTGAAGGAGAGAACTGCTTACCGAAATCCAGCTAATTTTTGGCTTGAACATCAAGAACAAAATCCGAATTTATGGACTCCTGCTGATGTGGAGTACCCGCGTTTGTTACTGGAAACTGCCAGTCCACCGCCTATTTTGTACTATCGAGGAATATTTTCATTAGAAGAAAATCTAGGACAAGTTCCGTTGGTGGGAATTGTGGGGACACGTCATCCTAGTGAATATGGTATTCGGTGGACGCGACAAATTACGACTTTATTAGTGAAAAACGGCTTTACCATAGTTTCTGGTTTAGCTGAAGGGATTGATACCGAAAGCCATACAGCGGCTATTAAGTCTGGGGGAAGAACTTTGGCGGTTGTGGGTACTGGTGTTGATGTTATTTATCCGGCGAAAAATCGGGACTTGTACCGCCAGATTTTAACACAGGGGTTAGTTTTGAGTGAATATGCATCAAAAACACCTCCTGATAAAACTCATTTTCCTCGACGTAATCGGATTATTGCTGGTTTATGTCGCGCTGTATTGGTGTTGGAAGCACCCTTAAAATCTGGTGCTTTAATTACTGCTGATTATGCAAATGAGTTTGGACGTGATGTTTATGCTTTACCTGGAAGGTTGGACGATTCTTCATTGCAAGGATGCTTAAAGCTATTATCACAGGGTGCAATCCAAATTCCCCAAGATTTAGATGAGTTAATCAAGATGCTAGGGGCTATTCCGCAGATTAATTTTGTGCCGGAATCTGTGATTGTTTCTGCGTTACCGCAACTATCACCAGAGCTACAAAAAATCATTGATGCGATGACTTCGTTAAGCCGTGCTAACGGAGTTGAAGCAGTGCCATTGGATTTAATTATTCAAGAAGTTGCAATGCCTGCGGGTTCGGTTTCGGCGTTTTTGCTAGAGTTGGAGTTGATGGGTTTAATATTGCAACTACCAGGTATGCGATACCAAAAATGTTAG
- a CDS encoding site-specific integrase — protein MSSQRKASKGTVQIKTSNDRLQLVFSFGGKRHYLSTGFPDTKANRKLAEMKARQIELDILCDNFDVTLGKYKSQSEQVVFTPSVESYASLTDLWDSYTEYKRSSLSPSTLAKDYHKIYRCINVHLPVKTLDKAIAIRDWLIANKSPLSAKKILTQFSACCNWAVKSQLIEDNPFEDMASDIKVPKGDAEETDINPFSLEERDRIIEAFKENRYYKYYAPLIEFLFITGCRPSEAVALQWKHIVLDFTMIRFEQAVVVSQSGLTCKPGLKTQKKRIFPINNRLAGLLKSIQPIDVSSEAKVFPSPEGKWIDMHNLSGRAWKVVLESLDGVEYRKLYQTRHTFITMALKNGVDVKDVATMVGNSPEIIYRHYAGQSRELFLPEF, from the coding sequence GTGAGTTCCCAACGCAAAGCCTCTAAGGGTACTGTTCAAATCAAAACCTCGAACGATCGCTTGCAATTAGTTTTCAGTTTTGGGGGTAAACGCCATTACCTCTCAACTGGGTTTCCTGATACTAAAGCTAACCGCAAACTGGCTGAGATGAAGGCTAGACAAATTGAGTTGGATATTCTCTGCGACAATTTCGATGTCACTTTGGGGAAATACAAATCACAATCAGAGCAAGTTGTCTTTACACCATCTGTTGAGAGTTATGCTTCTCTAACGGATTTGTGGGATAGTTACACCGAATACAAGCGTTCGAGTTTATCTCCCAGCACTTTGGCGAAGGATTACCATAAAATTTATCGTTGTATTAACGTGCATTTGCCAGTAAAGACTTTGGATAAGGCGATCGCAATCCGGGATTGGTTGATTGCCAATAAAAGCCCGTTATCTGCCAAAAAAATCTTGACTCAATTTTCAGCTTGTTGTAATTGGGCTGTGAAGTCTCAATTGATTGAGGATAATCCCTTTGAGGATATGGCAAGTGATATCAAAGTGCCGAAGGGTGATGCTGAGGAGACAGACATAAATCCGTTTAGTTTGGAGGAACGCGATCGCATTATCGAAGCATTCAAAGAAAATCGTTATTACAAATACTACGCACCGTTAATTGAATTTCTTTTCATCACTGGTTGCCGACCATCAGAAGCTGTGGCTTTGCAGTGGAAGCATATTGTGTTGGACTTTACGATGATTCGGTTTGAGCAAGCGGTGGTGGTTTCCCAGTCGGGATTGACTTGTAAACCAGGTTTGAAGACGCAGAAGAAGCGAATTTTCCCGATTAATAATCGTTTGGCTGGATTGTTAAAATCCATCCAACCCATTGATGTGTCAAGTGAAGCAAAAGTATTTCCATCACCTGAAGGTAAGTGGATAGATATGCATAACCTCAGTGGACGGGCTTGGAAGGTTGTGCTGGAAAGCCTTGATGGTGTTGAGTATAGGAAGCTTTACCAAACTCGGCATACATTTATTACGATGGCATTGAAGAATGGGGTGGATGTAAAAGATGTAGCCACGATGGTGGGTAATTCGCCGGAAATTATTTACCGCCATTATGCGGGGCAAAGTCGAGAGCTTTTCTTGCCAGAGTTTTAG
- a CDS encoding response regulator has protein sequence MRILLIDGDEIFSNLLKSRLSEQNYIVDSATDGHKGWQFIEAYNYDLIVLDVILPKLDGISFCRQLRAKGVRASILLLTARDTSSDRIMGLDAGADDYVIKSISLPELAAIIRALLRRKSPILSSVIVWGNLKLDPIQNEISYINIKLNLTTKEYYLLELLMKNSNKIHSKSSILSQVWSLEDEVPSGDTLRTLIKRLRQKLKLVGATDLIETVYSLGYRLNPALEKKVPNQYHCSPLEKNDQTITKSHKNTKIKKIYYKIIENLDVVEKYLQDIFENKQISNKLEKIKCNINDIIEYLSIINLDVAYKLALELEENIQTIIQRKTCLLVDEYTLVYNLVKEIRLLLLSANNSSFPEANKINYKYQKASLEPITQILIVGNNQALYDRISTEAESQGIISVIANDTELGLKKVKDTSPHLIILDISGSNVIDEALCFIDNVSVFSDSTPILVLMNDTNSINRLVLARRKVRGFLEQPLTAQSILENIIQVINSKKKKEAKILILDDDHLILRFTQILLEPWGLQISTLINPLQFWEQLENITPDLLILDIQMPDINGIELCQMIRNNSKWAWMPILILTGDRNPETIQNVFAAGADDFVSKPVIAPELVTRVLNRLERSRLLRERAEIDPLTGLFNRHRSSVDLERLLHLAKQYQQPFCLAVLSIDNLVQINRNYGHQIGDKILRQLAYTLQKELRNEDIIARWDGAEFVIGMYGMTRNDGVEWFAEIIELMQILESSMPHSEKMQMILSAGVTDYPNDANDIQGLYQVATKALDKAKKNGGNRVFSSNWQPLISQAITVFDIILLHHDSGFATSIMKALSIRGYHACWLQDKDNIFRNLAGQNPTLYGKVILLEDNLSNASGLEVLESFKKYKITQRSKVFWLSHKSLNQTIELEQAMSLGCFEYINVPCNISSFMQQINQAFS, from the coding sequence ATGAGAATTTTACTTATAGATGGTGACGAAATATTTTCTAACCTTCTTAAATCTAGGTTAAGTGAGCAAAATTATATAGTTGATAGTGCAACTGATGGACATAAAGGATGGCAATTTATTGAAGCATATAATTATGATTTAATTGTCTTAGATGTAATATTACCAAAGCTAGATGGAATTAGTTTTTGTCGTCAATTACGTGCAAAGGGTGTACGTGCTTCAATTCTACTTTTAACAGCTAGAGATACCAGTAGTGATAGAATCATGGGTCTTGATGCAGGGGCAGATGACTACGTAATTAAATCTATATCACTGCCAGAGTTAGCAGCTATAATTAGAGCTTTATTACGTCGAAAATCTCCAATCTTATCTTCTGTAATAGTTTGGGGTAATTTGAAACTTGACCCGATACAGAATGAAATAAGTTATATCAATATTAAACTAAATTTGACTACAAAAGAATACTATTTACTTGAATTATTAATGAAAAATAGTAATAAAATTCATAGTAAAAGTAGTATTCTAAGTCAAGTCTGGTCTCTCGAAGATGAAGTTCCAAGTGGAGACACGTTAAGAACATTAATCAAAAGATTGCGCCAAAAACTGAAATTGGTTGGTGCTACAGATTTAATTGAGACTGTCTATAGCTTAGGATATCGTTTAAATCCAGCGTTGGAAAAAAAAGTTCCAAATCAATATCATTGTAGTCCACTGGAGAAAAATGATCAAACTATAACGAAATCGCATAAAAACACAAAAATCAAGAAAATATATTATAAAATAATTGAGAATCTAGATGTAGTAGAAAAATATTTACAAGATATTTTTGAGAATAAACAGATATCAAATAAGTTAGAAAAAATTAAATGTAATATCAATGACATCATTGAATATCTAAGTATAATTAATTTAGATGTAGCATATAAATTAGCTCTAGAATTAGAAGAGAACATACAAACAATAATACAGAGAAAAACATGTTTATTAGTAGATGAATATACACTAGTATATAATCTTGTTAAAGAGATACGGTTACTGTTGTTAAGTGCAAACAATTCCAGTTTTCCTGAAGCAAATAAGATAAATTATAAGTATCAAAAGGCTAGCTTAGAGCCGATAACTCAAATATTGATAGTCGGAAATAATCAAGCGTTATATGATCGGATATCTACAGAGGCAGAATCACAGGGAATAATTAGCGTTATAGCTAATGACACTGAATTAGGTTTAAAAAAAGTAAAAGATACTTCTCCACATCTCATAATATTAGATATTTCAGGTTCTAATGTAATCGATGAAGCCTTATGTTTTATAGATAATGTATCTGTTTTTTCTGATTCTACTCCTATATTGGTTTTGATGAATGATACTAATAGTATTAATCGCTTAGTACTAGCTCGTCGTAAAGTTAGAGGTTTTTTAGAACAACCTTTAACTGCTCAAAGTATTTTGGAAAATATTATTCAAGTTATAAATTCAAAAAAGAAGAAAGAAGCTAAAATACTGATTTTAGATGACGATCATCTTATTTTACGTTTTACACAAATATTATTGGAACCTTGGGGTTTACAAATTAGCACTTTAATTAATCCTTTGCAATTCTGGGAGCAACTTGAAAATATAACACCTGATTTACTAATATTAGATATTCAGATGCCGGATATTAATGGCATAGAATTATGCCAAATGATACGCAATAACTCAAAATGGGCTTGGATGCCAATTTTGATTTTGACAGGAGATCGCAATCCTGAAACTATTCAAAATGTTTTTGCTGCTGGTGCTGATGATTTTGTTAGTAAACCAGTTATCGCACCAGAACTAGTTACTCGTGTCTTGAATCGTTTGGAACGAAGTCGCTTATTAAGGGAAAGAGCCGAAATTGATCCACTTACTGGACTATTTAATCGTCATCGCTCTAGTGTTGATTTAGAAAGATTACTACACTTAGCAAAACAATATCAACAACCTTTTTGTTTAGCAGTACTGAGTATTGACAACTTAGTTCAAATCAATCGTAATTATGGGCATCAAATAGGTGATAAAATATTACGCCAATTAGCTTACACTTTACAAAAAGAACTTCGTAATGAAGACATAATTGCTCGTTGGGATGGTGCTGAGTTTGTTATTGGAATGTATGGTATGACTCGCAATGATGGTGTTGAATGGTTCGCAGAAATTATAGAATTGATGCAAATATTAGAGTCTTCAATGCCTCACTCCGAAAAAATGCAGATGATATTAAGTGCAGGTGTAACGGACTATCCAAATGACGCTAATGATATTCAAGGACTTTATCAAGTAGCGACAAAAGCTTTAGATAAGGCAAAAAAAAATGGTGGAAATCGTGTGTTTAGTAGTAACTGGCAACCACTGATAAGTCAAGCTATTACAGTTTTTGATATAATTTTACTACATCATGATTCAGGATTTGCTACATCTATTATGAAAGCATTATCAATACGAGGTTATCATGCTTGTTGGTTGCAAGATAAAGATAATATATTTAGAAATTTGGCAGGACAGAATCCTACTTTGTATGGAAAGGTAATTTTATTAGAAGATAATTTATCTAATGCTTCTGGGTTAGAAGTTCTTGAGTCTTTTAAAAAATATAAAATTACTCAACGTTCAAAAGTTTTCTGGCTATCTCATAAGTCTTTAAACCAGACAATTGAATTAGAACAGGCAATGAGTCTAGGATGCTTTGAGTATATAAATGTTCCTTGTAATATATCATCGTTCATGCAGCAAATAAATCAAGCTTTCAGTTAG